The segment GCTCCTCGGCGGCTTCCAGGATCGCCGAAACCGGCTGCTTGATGCCGAGGTTGACGACGTTGTAGCCGTTGTTGGACAGGATGATGTCGACGAGGTTCTTGCCGATGTCATGGACGTCGCCGCGGACGGTGGCCAGCACGATGGTGCCCTTGCCCTCGTCGTCGGACTTCTCCATGTGCGGCTCCAGGTAGGCCACCGCGGTCTTCATGACCTCGGCGGACTGGAGCACGAACGGCAGCTGCATCTGGCCGGAGCCGAAGAGCTCGCCGACGACCTTCATGCCCGCCAGGAGGGTCTCGTTGACGATGTCGAGCGCGGGCCGCTCCCCCAGCGCCTCATCGAGGTCCGCCTCCAGGCCGTTCTTCTCACCGTCGATGATGCGCCGCTGGAGGCGCTCGTCCAGCGGCAGGGCCAGCAGCTCCTCGGCCTTGCCGGCCTTCAGCGACTTGGCGGTGGCGCCCTCGAACAGCTCCATCAGCTTCTGGAGCGGGTCATAGCCCTCGCTGCGCCGGTCGTAGATCAGGTCGAGGGCGGTCTTGACCTCTTCCTCCTCCAGACGCGCGATCGGGAGGATCTTGCTCGCGTGCACGATCGCCGAGTCCAGACCGGCCTTGACGCACTCGTCGAGGAACACGGAGTTCAGCACGATCCGGGCGGCCGGGTTCAGACCGAAGGAGATGTTCGACAGGCCCAGGGTCGTCTGGACCTCCGGGTGACGCTTCTTCAGCTCCCGGATCGCCTCGATGGTGGCGATGCCGTCCTTGCGGGACTCCTCCTGGCCGGTGCAGATGGTGAAGGTCAGACAGTCGATGAGGATGTCGCACTCATGAATGCCCCAGTTGCCGGTCAGATCGTCGATCAGCCGCTCGGCGATGGCGACCTTGTGCTCGGCGGTGCGGGCCTGGCCCTCCTCGTCGATGGTCAGCGCGATCAGTGCCGCACCGTGCTCCGCCGCCAGCTCCGTGACCTTCGCGAACCGCGACTCGGGCCCGTCCCCGTCCTCATAGTTGACGGAGTTGATCACCGCACGGCCGCCGAGCTTCTCCAGGCCCGCCTGGATGACGTTCAGCTCCGTGGAGTCCAGCACCACGGGCAGGGTGGAGGCGGTGGCGAAACGGCCGGCCAGCTCCTCCATGTCCGCGACGCCGTCCCGGCCGACGTAGTCGACGCACAGGTCGAGCATGTGGGCGCCCTCGCGGATCTGGTCGCGCGCCATCTCCACACAGTCGTCCCAGCGCCCGTCCAGCATCGCCTCGCGGAACTTCTTCGACCCGTTGGCGTTGGTCCGCTCGCCGATCGCGAGGTAGGAGGTGTCCTGGCGGAAGGGCACGGTCTGGTAGAGCGAGGCGGCGCCCGGCTCGGGGCGCGGCTCGCGCGGCGGCGGGGTGATCCCGCGGACCCGCTCGACGACCTGGCGCAGATGCTCGGGGGTGGTGCCGCAGCAGCCGCCGACCAGCGAGAGGCCGTACTCGCCGACGAAGGTCTCCTGGGCGTCGGCCAGCTCGGCGGCGGTCAGCGGGTAGTGCGCGCCGTCCTTGCCCAGTACGGGCAGGCCCGCGTTGGGCATACAGGCGATCGGGACCCGGGAGTGCCGGGCCAGGTAGCGCAGATGCTCGCTCATCTCGGCCGGGCCGGTGGCGCAGTTCAGGCCGATCATGTCGATGCCCAGCGGCTCCAGCGCCGTCAGCGCCGCGCCGATCTCGGAGCCCAGCAGCATGGTGCCGGTCGTCTCGACGGTGACCGAGCAGATCACCGGGAGGTCACTGCCGGTGGCCTTCAGGGCGCGGCGGGCGCCGAGGATGGCGGCCTTGGTCTGCAGCAGGTCCTGGGTGGTCTCCACCAGCAGCGCGTCCGCACCACCGGCGATCATGCCCTCGGCGTTCTGCTGGTAGGCGTCACGCAGGGTGACGTACGGGGCGTGGCC is part of the Streptomyces platensis genome and harbors:
- the metH gene encoding methionine synthase, whose translation is MASNTPTSVNTSRATTLREALASRVVVADGAMGTMLQAQDPSMEDFQQLEGCNEILNVTRPDIVRSVHEEYFAVGVDCVETNTFGANFAALAEYDIPERVFELSESGARIAREVADEFTASTGQQRYVLGSMGPGTKLPTLGHAPYVTLRDAYQQNAEGMIAGGADALLVETTQDLLQTKAAILGARRALKATGSDLPVICSVTVETTGTMLLGSEIGAALTALEPLGIDMIGLNCATGPAEMSEHLRYLARHSRVPIACMPNAGLPVLGKDGAHYPLTAAELADAQETFVGEYGLSLVGGCCGTTPEHLRQVVERVRGITPPPREPRPEPGAASLYQTVPFRQDTSYLAIGERTNANGSKKFREAMLDGRWDDCVEMARDQIREGAHMLDLCVDYVGRDGVADMEELAGRFATASTLPVVLDSTELNVIQAGLEKLGGRAVINSVNYEDGDGPESRFAKVTELAAEHGAALIALTIDEEGQARTAEHKVAIAERLIDDLTGNWGIHECDILIDCLTFTICTGQEESRKDGIATIEAIRELKKRHPEVQTTLGLSNISFGLNPAARIVLNSVFLDECVKAGLDSAIVHASKILPIARLEEEEVKTALDLIYDRRSEGYDPLQKLMELFEGATAKSLKAGKAEELLALPLDERLQRRIIDGEKNGLEADLDEALGERPALDIVNETLLAGMKVVGELFGSGQMQLPFVLQSAEVMKTAVAYLEPHMEKSDDEGKGTIVLATVRGDVHDIGKNLVDIILSNNGYNVVNLGIKQPVSAILEAAEEHKADVIGMSGLLVKSTVIMKENLEELNQRKMAADFPVILGGAALTRAYVEQDLHEIYEGEVRYARDAFEGLRLMDALIAVKRGVPGASLPELKQRRVPKRDTAALEVEEPEGAVRSDVAVDNPVPTPPFWGTRVVKGIQLADYASWLDEGALFKGQWGLKQARTGEGPTYEELVETEGRPRLRGWLDKLQTENLLEAAVVHGYFPCVSKGEDLILLHEDGTERTRFTFPRQRRGRRLCLADYFRPEESGETDVVGLQVVTVGSRIGAATAELFEANSYRDYLELHGLSVQLAEALAEYWHARVRAELGFAGEDPQDVEDMFALKYRGARFSLGYGACPDLEDRAKIADLLEPARIGVELSEEFQLHPEQSTDAIVIHHPEAKYFNAR